The proteins below are encoded in one region of Nitrospira sp.:
- a CDS encoding phage tail protein, whose protein sequence is MAQFTVNAQRFDPYKNFKFRVKWDGRYVAGISKVSTLKRTTEVVKHREGGDPSSSRKSPGRTEYDAITLERGVTHDTEFEKWANKVWNYGSGLGAETSLKDFRKEITIELYNEAGQLALAYKVYRCWVSEFQSMPDLDANANAVAIARLKLENEGWERDYEVPEPSEPSFTEPAV, encoded by the coding sequence ATGGCACAATTCACAGTAAACGCGCAACGTTTCGACCCGTATAAAAACTTCAAGTTTCGAGTGAAGTGGGATGGACGTTACGTGGCCGGCATAAGCAAAGTCAGCACACTCAAGCGCACCACCGAGGTGGTGAAGCATCGCGAGGGTGGCGATCCTTCGAGCAGCCGCAAGTCGCCGGGCCGTACCGAGTATGACGCCATCACTCTGGAGCGCGGCGTCACGCACGACACCGAATTCGAAAAATGGGCGAACAAGGTTTGGAACTACGGTTCGGGACTTGGCGCGGAAACATCCCTCAAGGATTTCCGCAAAGAGATAACCATCGAGCTGTACAACGAAGCTGGGCAGCTCGCGCTCGCCTACAAGGTCTATCGATGTTGGGTCTCAGAGTTTCAGTCAATGCCGGATCTTGACGCAAACGCGAATGCGGTTGCCATCGCGCGACTCAAGCTCGAGAACGAGGGTTGGGAGCGCGATTACGAGGTGCCAGAGCCGAGCGAGCCCAGCTTCACCGAGCCAGCGGTCTAA
- a CDS encoding alpha-amylase, translating into MWKTFKRLMITLALVGVLEQVIPNAYAGAILQLYHDPQNPQFSWSWKTISQKLDNIKAAGFTALLISPHQAACGGKQSVGYDPYDFRSFDSAHGTGEELGELVKKVHRYGLQIYADMVMNHMCSNNFNYPRFGSNDFHHSGSINNWGDQWQVENGSLFGLEDLAQESSYVRGELWKYLVKTNNMGFDGYRWDAAKHVPKWYWKDHIVNNVNAWGKFNFGEVYDSNTAYLQQYIDTGMAVTDYTLYFLMRDCFQFGGNLAALDGAGLAGVNGPRAVTFVQNHDVGPPPNRLLAYAFISSYPGYPLYFDVSLNDANIINLVWIQNHLAIGAYLNRYKDQHTLIFERDHHLLAGINQYGDWVSKWVKTSWNNTKLHDHAGHVNDVWTNNDGYAEVWIPPLSYVMLAP; encoded by the coding sequence ATGTGGAAGACGTTTAAACGGTTGATGATCACGCTCGCTCTCGTAGGAGTCCTAGAGCAAGTTATTCCCAATGCGTATGCCGGTGCTATCCTGCAGCTCTATCATGATCCCCAGAATCCCCAATTCAGTTGGAGTTGGAAAACTATTAGTCAGAAACTCGACAATATCAAGGCAGCGGGCTTTACCGCTCTCTTAATCTCTCCACATCAAGCAGCTTGTGGTGGAAAGCAAAGTGTCGGATACGATCCATATGACTTTCGTAGCTTCGACAGTGCCCACGGAACCGGCGAAGAGCTAGGGGAGCTTGTCAAGAAGGTTCATCGGTATGGCCTCCAGATTTATGCAGATATGGTGATGAATCATATGTGCAGTAACAATTTTAATTACCCTCGATTTGGATCGAATGATTTCCATCATTCTGGATCGATTAATAACTGGGGTGATCAATGGCAGGTCGAAAATGGCTCGCTTTTTGGACTGGAAGACCTCGCACAGGAATCCTCATACGTACGTGGTGAGCTTTGGAAGTACCTTGTCAAGACAAACAACATGGGCTTCGACGGCTATCGCTGGGACGCAGCTAAACATGTGCCGAAGTGGTATTGGAAAGACCACATTGTAAATAACGTCAATGCGTGGGGGAAGTTCAATTTTGGCGAGGTATATGACAGCAATACGGCCTACCTTCAGCAATACATTGATACCGGTATGGCGGTGACAGACTATACCCTGTATTTTCTCATGCGCGACTGTTTCCAGTTTGGTGGAAATCTAGCGGCATTGGATGGAGCCGGTCTGGCTGGGGTAAACGGACCTCGGGCCGTCACATTCGTTCAGAATCATGATGTAGGCCCGCCTCCGAACAGACTCCTGGCCTATGCCTTTATTTCGTCATATCCAGGTTATCCCTTGTACTTTGATGTATCGCTGAATGACGCTAACATCATCAACTTGGTCTGGATTCAAAATCACTTAGCTATAGGCGCGTATCTTAATCGGTACAAAGACCAGCACACGCTTATCTTCGAGCGGGATCATCACCTGCTTGCCGGTATCAACCAATATGGTGACTGGGTTAGCAAGTGGGTAAAAACCTCATGGAACAACACCAAGCTCCATGATCATGCTGGTCACGTAAATGATGTGTGGACCAATAATGACGGCTATGCGGAAGTTTGGATCCCCCCCCTGAGTTATGTCATGTTGGCGCCGTGA